One window of the Chryseobacterium sp. CY350 genome contains the following:
- a CDS encoding cytochrome-c peroxidase, producing the protein MKNKKLFFLPLIFLGMVSCQNDDIYEPISEADVNVSALSSARISSTMMAAFGDNIDLDNLQNYSNQAIPSYANKDNTPFLNPITNAGATLGRVLFYDKKLSSNDAISCSSCHKQELAFGDNDLASQGVNGQTGRHSTRLVNARYSLETRFFWDKRASSLETQTTMPVKDHIEMGFSGTNGDQSISDLIIKLQAVPYYQELFTKAYGSSAITEKKLQNALAQFVRSIVSFDSKYDQGRAATFSDFTPFPNYTAEENLGKKLFMDIPILSLLVTGDRLAGGLGCAGCHGAPEFSMLPISGNNGIINKIDGSGLDLNVTRSPSLRDLVNSAGVPNGPMMHSGLITTLEGVVDHYNNVPKNIQNTNLDIRLALGNSLRVTDKEKKALVAFLKTLSGNNIYTDSKWSNPFVTQ; encoded by the coding sequence ATGAAAAACAAAAAATTATTTTTTCTACCCTTAATATTTTTGGGTATGGTATCTTGTCAGAATGACGATATCTATGAGCCAATAAGTGAGGCAGACGTTAATGTTTCGGCATTATCCAGTGCAAGGATCTCAAGCACGATGATGGCTGCTTTCGGAGATAATATTGATCTTGATAACCTTCAAAATTATTCAAACCAGGCTATACCAAGCTATGCGAATAAGGATAATACGCCATTTTTAAATCCCATTACGAATGCAGGAGCTACATTGGGGAGAGTTTTGTTCTACGATAAGAAACTTTCTTCAAATGACGCCATCTCATGCTCCAGTTGTCACAAACAAGAGTTAGCATTTGGGGATAACGATTTAGCAAGTCAGGGTGTTAACGGACAAACCGGAAGACATTCAACAAGATTAGTAAACGCAAGATATTCTCTTGAAACCCGATTCTTTTGGGACAAAAGAGCATCTTCATTGGAGACTCAGACCACAATGCCTGTGAAAGACCATATCGAAATGGGCTTTAGCGGTACAAATGGTGACCAGTCGATAAGCGATCTGATTATAAAACTTCAAGCTGTGCCTTATTATCAAGAACTATTTACTAAAGCCTATGGCAGTTCTGCTATCACTGAAAAAAAATTGCAGAACGCTTTAGCTCAATTTGTGAGAAGTATTGTTTCTTTTGATTCTAAATATGACCAAGGTAGAGCTGCTACATTTTCAGATTTTACGCCCTTCCCTAATTATACTGCAGAAGAAAATTTAGGCAAAAAACTTTTTATGGACATACCGATTTTAAGCTTACTTGTTACAGGTGATCGTCTAGCTGGCGGACTTGGATGTGCAGGTTGTCATGGCGCACCAGAATTTAGCATGTTACCTATCTCCGGTAACAACGGGATTATTAATAAGATCGATGGTAGCGGGCTTGATCTGAATGTGACCAGATCTCCGTCATTAAGAGATCTTGTAAACAGCGCCGGCGTACCAAACGGACCAATGATGCATTCTGGTCTTATTACTACTTTGGAAGGCGTGGTAGATCACTACAACAATGTTCCTAAAAATATCCAAAATACTAATCTGGATATTCGTTTAGCCTTAGGCAATAGTTTGAGAGTTACAGATAAAGAAAAGAAAGCACTTGTTGCATTCCTTAAAACACTATCTGGAAATAATATTTACACAGATAGCAAATGGTCAAATCCTTTTGTTACTCAATAA
- a CDS encoding Crp/Fnr family transcriptional regulator — MYSILEKFIKSRANIDDEKLQEICSYFKLITTKRNEILLDYDQICGQYYFINKGCIRLFTIDENGNENIRYFAFKGNFATALPSFIDQKPAEEFLQTIEKSELLYISRTDFYYLTSTIPQFAKIYTEILELGFISAQKRIYGFQGFDALAKVKWIIKHQPHLLLNVSNKMVAAYLGISPSTLSRLKLKL, encoded by the coding sequence ATGTATTCTATCCTCGAAAAGTTTATAAAAAGTAGAGCTAACATTGATGATGAAAAACTTCAGGAAATTTGCTCTTATTTTAAGTTGATAACGACGAAGAGAAACGAAATACTTCTGGATTACGATCAGATTTGTGGGCAATATTATTTTATTAATAAGGGCTGTATCCGGTTATTCACCATTGATGAAAATGGTAACGAGAATATAAGATATTTTGCGTTTAAAGGAAATTTTGCGACAGCTTTACCAAGTTTTATAGACCAAAAGCCTGCAGAAGAGTTTTTGCAAACAATCGAAAAATCTGAGCTATTGTACATTTCACGTACAGATTTTTATTATTTAACGAGTACAATACCTCAATTTGCGAAAATATACACCGAAATTTTGGAACTCGGTTTTATATCGGCACAGAAAAGGATTTATGGTTTCCAAGGATTTGATGCTTTAGCTAAAGTAAAATGGATCATTAAACATCAACCGCACTTATTGCTAAATGTATCAAATAAAATGGTAGCAGCATATCTTGGGATTTCTCCTTCTACCCTAAGCAGACTAAAATTGAAATTGTAA
- a CDS encoding beta-ketoacyl-[acyl-carrier-protein] synthase family protein, with protein sequence MKRIVITGMGVVSPLACEKEIFWEKILNGESGVGDLTKLDSSNYKGATRAAEVDLEKDYNNPELLKHFKPYGKAVTYAAAAVDMGLKDAGFGKRFTEKNNYGIILGTTNGNQDIVERIVDKWSLEMEHEDLTTKAAKTLTYFRPIELSASIAKFYNLGGTNMVIPTACAAGNYAIGTAYSMIREGRSSIIIAGGADPFTRSCYTVFYRLGAMSKDNCKPFDQNRNGMVVGEGAAVLVLEELEHALARGAKIYGEIKGYGLACDAYDPTAPEPSGSGATLSMNNALKSSNVDKNSITYVSAHGTGTKANDAHEINAMSNVFGEDIKTMYVNGIKSMLGHCMGAASALEAVTATLSLHYQKVPKNRNTVKIDEAFKTHFLIQPSSEIENKVDHVLSNSFAFGGNICSVIFSKYDSK encoded by the coding sequence ATGAAAAGAATCGTCATTACAGGAATGGGCGTTGTAAGCCCGTTAGCTTGTGAAAAAGAAATCTTTTGGGAAAAAATCCTGAATGGAGAATCTGGTGTAGGAGACCTTACAAAGTTAGATTCATCCAATTATAAAGGTGCAACCCGCGCTGCCGAAGTAGATCTTGAGAAAGATTATAACAATCCGGAATTACTGAAGCATTTTAAACCTTACGGAAAAGCTGTGACTTATGCTGCTGCTGCTGTAGATATGGGACTGAAAGATGCCGGTTTTGGTAAAAGATTTACAGAGAAAAACAATTATGGAATCATCTTAGGCACTACAAATGGCAATCAGGACATTGTAGAACGCATCGTAGATAAGTGGAGTCTGGAAATGGAACATGAGGATTTAACTACTAAAGCAGCTAAAACCCTTACCTATTTCAGACCCATAGAACTGAGTGCAAGTATTGCAAAATTTTATAATCTTGGCGGAACAAATATGGTGATACCAACTGCCTGTGCAGCAGGTAATTACGCGATTGGTACTGCGTATTCTATGATCCGTGAAGGTAGATCTTCGATCATTATTGCCGGAGGAGCAGATCCTTTCACAAGATCATGTTATACTGTTTTTTACAGATTGGGAGCAATGTCCAAAGACAACTGCAAACCATTTGATCAGAACAGAAACGGAATGGTTGTAGGAGAAGGAGCGGCAGTTTTAGTTCTTGAAGAGCTGGAACACGCACTGGCGAGAGGCGCAAAAATATACGGCGAAATTAAAGGATACGGTTTGGCTTGTGACGCTTATGATCCTACAGCACCGGAACCTTCCGGATCTGGAGCTACCCTTTCGATGAACAATGCATTAAAATCTAGTAATGTTGATAAAAACAGCATTACATATGTTAGTGCGCACGGAACAGGAACTAAGGCAAATGATGCGCATGAGATCAATGCGATGAGCAATGTATTCGGTGAAGATATCAAAACAATGTATGTAAATGGAATTAAATCTATGTTAGGACATTGTATGGGAGCTGCAAGTGCATTGGAAGCTGTTACAGCAACTCTTTCTTTACATTATCAAAAAGTTCCTAAAAACCGTAATACCGTAAAGATTGATGAGGCTTTCAAAACCCATTTCCTTATCCAGCCTTCTTCTGAGATTGAAAATAAAGTAGATCATGTCCTTAGTAATTCGTTCGCTTTTGGCGGAAATATATGTAGCGTAATATTCAGTAAATATGACAGCAAATAA
- a CDS encoding anthranilate synthase component II gives MKKILLVDNYDSFTYNLKQLVSECCDYKIDVFRNDTFQMELVEEYDAVILSPGPGIPQDAGQCIPLIENFKDKKKILGICLGHQAIGVAFGANLINTSHVYHGVSSIIALNNNEKIYTELPENIQVARYHSWVVENNNLPDDLVITSSDDKNTIMSIRHDKYDITGLQYHPESFLTPAGKKIIQNWINS, from the coding sequence ATGAAAAAAATATTACTTGTAGATAATTATGACTCATTTACTTACAACCTCAAACAACTTGTTTCTGAATGTTGTGACTATAAAATTGATGTCTTTAGAAATGATACATTTCAGATGGAATTAGTTGAAGAGTATGATGCTGTGATCCTTTCTCCGGGTCCCGGTATTCCGCAAGATGCAGGACAATGCATTCCATTGATTGAGAATTTCAAAGATAAAAAAAAAATATTGGGAATTTGTTTGGGACATCAGGCAATTGGGGTGGCTTTCGGTGCCAACCTTATTAATACGTCTCATGTATATCATGGTGTAAGTTCTATAATAGCACTGAATAACAATGAAAAGATATACACAGAACTCCCTGAAAACATACAAGTTGCAAGATACCACAGTTGGGTGGTAGAAAATAACAATTTACCTGATGATCTTGTCATAACATCTAGTGATGATAAAAATACCATCATGTCTATCCGTCATGATAAATATGATATTACTGGGTTGCAATATCACCCTGAAAGCTTTCTTACTCCGGCGGGAAAAAAGATCATACAAAACTGGATTAATTCTTAA
- the uraH gene encoding hydroxyisourate hydrolase, whose translation MNKIVFALLLSIASTLAFAQKKEYQLSSHILDVSKGAPATGVGIKLEKYNENKKVWDFVDQKNTDINGRITDFLPAERSNIGIFKLTYFTKEYFKKANTESFYPFIEVVFQIKDGNHYHVPITLSAYGYSTYRGN comes from the coding sequence ATGAATAAAATAGTTTTCGCGTTGCTTTTATCAATAGCATCCACCCTAGCATTTGCTCAAAAAAAAGAGTATCAACTTTCAAGTCATATACTGGATGTTTCCAAAGGAGCACCAGCTACCGGAGTTGGTATCAAATTAGAAAAATATAATGAAAATAAAAAAGTCTGGGATTTTGTGGATCAAAAAAACACCGATATCAACGGCAGAATAACAGATTTCCTTCCTGCAGAAAGATCGAACATCGGGATCTTTAAATTGACTTATTTTACCAAAGAATATTTTAAAAAAGCAAATACAGAAAGTTTCTACCCTTTTATTGAGGTTGTTTTCCAAATAAAAGACGGAAATCATTATCACGTTCCTATTACGCTTTCTGCCTACGGTTATTCTACATACAGAGGTAATTAA
- the fabZ gene encoding 3-hydroxyacyl-ACP dehydratase FabZ, with amino-acid sequence METILEAYQITQILKYRHPFLLVDKVTGYIPGKELTAVKAVSMGEPYFAGHFPDFPIMPGVLITEALAQASSLMLALDDLGWEAGKPIPSADRPVIGVLGSTQISFLKSVLPGSMLHLEVSIDWRKGSACSINVKASVEGSVCAKGKVTVMSIDKSKLFG; translated from the coding sequence ATGGAAACAATATTAGAAGCATATCAGATCACTCAAATTTTAAAGTATCGTCATCCCTTTCTTCTCGTTGATAAGGTAACGGGATATATTCCTGGTAAAGAGCTGACAGCGGTAAAAGCAGTTTCTATGGGAGAACCTTATTTTGCAGGTCATTTTCCGGATTTCCCGATCATGCCGGGAGTACTTATTACTGAAGCATTAGCACAGGCATCGTCTCTGATGTTGGCTTTAGACGATCTTGGATGGGAAGCTGGAAAGCCAATTCCGTCAGCCGATAGACCAGTGATAGGTGTTTTGGGAAGCACACAGATCAGTTTCCTGAAATCTGTATTGCCGGGAAGCATGTTACATCTTGAGGTAAGCATAGACTGGCGAAAAGGTTCTGCGTGTTCCATTAATGTAAAAGCATCAGTAGAAGGTTCTGTTTGTGCCAAAGGAAAAGTAACAGTGATGTCTATTGATAAAAGTAAACTTTTCGGTTAA
- a CDS encoding beta-ketoacyl synthase N-terminal-like domain-containing protein: MTANNTSNKDIVISAIGFNSPYGTEIDNYFCQNESENKNLIIEDHDPQKFLKPKGQRFLNKATLVYGNVAFHAINNRDLKSKIDETPERIGLYDGTELSNLEDCFIFDLTAKNQGPDRVSPMKAPSTIANAAASQMAIQAGIKGPNFSVCAGMAGSLQALDIATLHLKQGITDYGVIASTEIRNYYQESIRRGNESHHRNISPELGIAMVLERRETLILEGKKPLATIKKIHSETHTEDLPIEAFLFQNISNMADQYSFDTVIFSGGTSTINEKVFEEVLKKNGLNMSVIYPETLFGDNDNAGGMLGIAYGIAIFEGKNVYKTDKENILVLSSDKTGTVILTVIEKA, translated from the coding sequence ATGACAGCAAATAATACTTCAAATAAAGATATAGTAATTTCCGCTATCGGTTTTAACAGCCCGTACGGAACAGAAATAGATAATTATTTCTGCCAAAATGAATCAGAAAATAAAAATTTAATTATAGAAGATCATGATCCGCAGAAGTTTTTAAAACCAAAAGGACAGCGATTTCTTAATAAAGCAACATTAGTCTACGGAAATGTAGCCTTTCATGCTATCAACAATAGAGATTTAAAATCAAAAATTGATGAAACTCCTGAGAGAATTGGTCTTTATGACGGAACAGAACTTTCTAATCTGGAAGACTGCTTTATATTTGATTTAACAGCAAAAAATCAAGGTCCGGATCGTGTGAGCCCAATGAAAGCTCCAAGCACTATTGCTAATGCAGCAGCAAGCCAGATGGCTATTCAGGCGGGAATAAAAGGCCCTAACTTCAGCGTCTGTGCAGGTATGGCGGGTAGTCTTCAGGCTTTGGATATCGCTACTCTCCACCTAAAGCAAGGAATTACAGATTACGGCGTGATTGCTTCTACCGAGATCAGAAATTATTATCAGGAATCTATTCGCAGAGGGAATGAAAGTCATCATAGAAACATATCTCCGGAACTGGGAATTGCTATGGTATTGGAACGTAGAGAAACGCTGATACTGGAAGGAAAAAAACCTTTAGCTACAATAAAAAAGATACATTCTGAAACTCACACTGAAGATTTACCGATAGAAGCATTTTTATTCCAAAATATTTCAAATATGGCGGATCAATATAGTTTCGATACTGTAATTTTTTCCGGAGGAACCTCTACTATCAATGAAAAAGTATTCGAAGAAGTGCTGAAAAAGAATGGTTTAAATATGTCTGTTATTTATCCGGAAACTTTATTCGGTGACAATGATAATGCAGGAGGAATGCTGGGAATTGCTTACGGTATTGCAATATTTGAAGGGAAAAACGTATACAAAACTGATAAAGAAAACATACTTGTACTTTCCTCAGATAAGACGGGAACAGTGATTTTAACCGTAATTGAAAAAGCATAA
- a CDS encoding thioesterase II family protein: MKHKTLLFCIPYAGGSSTSMSNVANVLNSEDLEVHYVELPGRGMRSEEPFHSTLEETIEDISAKIKSTLQSTDQPFILWGHSMGSVLSLLVSFKIQEDYNCRGLIVSGMRAPLFKSTKQPLSREKRNALLVDILPTKYERSKNAPLFQRVQQKRIEIMEKDVALLEENPIADWSSIIIKSPLAVIIAEDDELYDNKDCYLRWNHHTSSATSYFPVKGGHFFMFQYPSQTSALIKTIINDLKY; this comes from the coding sequence ATGAAGCATAAAACACTATTGTTCTGTATTCCTTATGCAGGTGGGTCGTCCACTTCAATGTCTAATGTAGCCAATGTTTTGAACTCAGAAGACTTGGAAGTGCATTATGTAGAATTACCGGGAAGAGGAATGAGAAGTGAAGAACCCTTCCACTCAACATTAGAGGAAACGATAGAAGATATATCGGCGAAGATCAAGAGCACATTACAAAGTACAGATCAACCTTTTATATTGTGGGGACACAGTATGGGATCGGTTTTATCATTACTTGTATCGTTTAAAATTCAGGAGGATTATAATTGTAGAGGATTAATCGTGTCAGGTATGCGCGCTCCTCTATTTAAATCAACAAAGCAACCGTTATCCCGAGAAAAACGAAACGCATTGCTTGTTGACATTCTCCCCACAAAATATGAAAGAAGCAAGAACGCTCCACTTTTTCAGAGGGTGCAACAGAAACGGATAGAAATTATGGAAAAAGATGTTGCTCTGTTAGAAGAGAATCCTATTGCAGACTGGTCTTCGATCATCATTAAAAGTCCTTTGGCAGTAATCATAGCAGAAGACGACGAACTTTATGACAACAAAGATTGTTATCTGCGATGGAATCATCATACATCCAGTGCGACAAGTTATTTTCCGGTCAAAGGCGGTCATTTCTTTATGTTTCAGTATCCTTCGCAGACATCTGCTTTGATCAAAACAATAATAAATGATTTAAAATATTAA
- a CDS encoding heme-binding protein, whose product MRSICILLLITSTKLFGQSVTETKRAQIVASNYVKPIESLTLEGAFELTKRITKSASSLNKKVSIAILDSSGNILLIARGDGVGPHNTEAARRKAYTALSTKTSTLLLLRNADASIDSKNLNTLPELLLLSGGVPIWYHGNIIGSVGVAGGGSPENDDLIARAAFIEEIGIITK is encoded by the coding sequence ATGAGAAGTATATGTATTTTATTATTAATAACATCAACAAAATTATTTGGACAGTCTGTTACTGAAACAAAAAGAGCGCAAATAGTAGCCAGTAATTATGTAAAGCCTATCGAAAGCTTAACGTTAGAAGGTGCATTTGAGCTAACAAAACGCATAACGAAAAGTGCGTCCTCATTAAACAAAAAAGTTTCCATTGCAATATTAGACTCTTCAGGAAATATACTTTTGATTGCTCGCGGAGACGGAGTCGGCCCACACAATACAGAAGCTGCCCGAAGAAAAGCCTACACAGCTTTATCAACCAAAACATCTACTTTACTGCTCTTGAGAAATGCAGATGCAAGTATTGACTCAAAAAACCTAAATACACTTCCCGAATTGCTTTTATTAAGTGGCGGAGTACCCATATGGTACCACGGAAATATTATTGGTAGCGTAGGCGTTGCTGGTGGTGGAAGTCCGGAGAATGATGACCTGATCGCTAGAGCGGCATTTATCGAAGAAATAGGAATAATAACAAAATAG
- a CDS encoding tetratricopeptide repeat protein encodes MIKKSTLILFGFMFIFTDIKSSRKSQVNDEIQIIQKSSANNSGELVELSKDIYRVSKNKNYKKVIQISENIENRAIKEKNDTALASSYRLKAAAYIELNLNKEGLETLNKASNVAEKISSDNDRYYSKALISREFATYYSQINASVDLVMCYHNQSLENALKIQDNKSFVEKKYALLAITYLNLGMMNVASGRVENALVYLKQALSICQNQKSLKGDLEVSVLNELAWIYYEQEQYIKAAQFAEEAEKKEKLIDLPYIRRDIYEVSFKAYSALKKVESSKKYTNLYIKLNDSLVSSESNNANLYSKKNQNNEEQANQSLISKTLLIIVIILAIIVLIFVFKNRDKKNITATESVDISEVDEVPKDEEDTDDSPTGNLVKKNITIPDHTSKSLLLKLNKFEKSQKFLKKDLSLTSLAKDLNTNTRYLSETIKQYKDKNYNNYINNLRIEYIKNKLIENPIYREYKISYLAEECGFSSREVFAATFKKETGVNPSYFINSLDKDFVHNKPLK; translated from the coding sequence ATGATTAAAAAAAGCACACTGATCCTTTTTGGTTTTATGTTTATATTCACTGACATAAAATCATCAAGGAAATCACAAGTAAATGATGAAATACAGATCATTCAAAAAAGCTCGGCCAATAATTCAGGAGAATTAGTAGAGCTGTCTAAAGATATTTATCGCGTTTCTAAGAATAAAAATTACAAAAAAGTAATACAGATAAGTGAAAACATAGAGAATCGTGCTATTAAAGAAAAAAATGATACAGCATTAGCAAGTTCCTATAGACTTAAAGCTGCAGCTTATATTGAGCTAAATTTAAATAAAGAAGGACTCGAAACCCTTAATAAAGCCAGCAATGTTGCAGAAAAAATTAGTTCTGATAACGATAGATATTACTCCAAAGCTCTTATATCCCGCGAATTTGCAACGTATTATTCCCAAATCAATGCTTCTGTAGATCTTGTGATGTGTTACCATAATCAATCTTTGGAAAATGCACTGAAAATACAGGATAATAAATCGTTTGTAGAAAAAAAATACGCTTTGCTTGCCATTACTTATCTGAATTTAGGAATGATGAACGTGGCTTCAGGACGTGTCGAGAATGCTTTAGTATATTTAAAACAGGCACTTTCAATCTGTCAGAATCAAAAAAGTTTAAAAGGTGATCTTGAAGTTAGTGTATTGAATGAACTAGCATGGATCTACTATGAACAGGAACAATATATTAAAGCTGCACAATTTGCTGAGGAGGCAGAGAAAAAAGAAAAGCTGATTGATTTGCCATATATCCGACGAGATATTTATGAAGTGTCGTTTAAAGCATATTCGGCATTGAAAAAGGTGGAATCTTCAAAAAAATATACCAATCTTTATATCAAGTTGAATGATAGCCTTGTAAGTTCAGAAAGCAATAATGCAAATCTATACTCTAAAAAAAATCAAAATAATGAAGAGCAAGCCAATCAAAGTTTGATTTCTAAAACTCTGCTGATTATTGTCATCATTTTAGCTATTATAGTGCTTATTTTTGTTTTTAAAAACAGAGATAAAAAAAACATTACAGCAACAGAAAGTGTAGATATTTCAGAGGTCGACGAAGTACCGAAAGATGAAGAGGATACTGATGATTCTCCGACTGGAAATCTGGTTAAGAAAAATATTACTATTCCTGATCATACATCAAAATCATTATTGCTAAAACTCAATAAATTTGAAAAATCGCAGAAGTTTTTAAAAAAAGATCTCAGTCTTACTTCTCTTGCTAAAGATCTTAATACCAATACAAGATATCTTTCTGAAACCATAAAACAATATAAAGATAAAAATTACAATAATTACATCAACAATCTGCGCATTGAGTACATAAAAAATAAACTTATTGAAAACCCGATTTACCGTGAATACAAAATAAGTTATCTTGCAGAAGAATGCGGATTTTCTTCCAGAGAAGTCTTTGCTGCTACATTTAAAAAGGAAACAGGCGTAAACCCATCCTATTTTATTAATAGTTTAGATAAAGATTTTGTTCATAATAAACCTTTAAAATGA
- a CDS encoding anthranilate synthase component I family protein produces the protein MISSLHIDSEYSENFDIKNFYVHLREKSNSSIWFEVSEAVNSENHRLIFIAAEPIASLQSNNVNELQCTSGNDVVTYNVSGEVFWTKVGEWQKKHNPDHSHPYNGLLGFSSYGSIQLVENIFLKKYDEESHLGQLPLFKFSLYRYIYVFNVTLSKVVCINNFYEGENREIGDMKKWLENSQVSDLKEFSISENEEIDCTEEEFLEKVDRAKHHCQVGDVFQLVVSRRFSRNYVGDPWTFFIKLKNNSAQYYFFLDEENYKIAGASPETHFRSSNGVGVVKPIAGTYRKTMNKNEDALLEEKLLADPKENAEHNMLIDLARNDLSKYADNVYISKLKTIEHYNNVIHIVSEVQGKMNTDCNPIRLIKEFLPAGTLSGAPKYRAIQLIDEIESSYRSYYGGLLGWIGFNNDINTCILIRSALFENGMMIYRAGAGVVISSEPQKELEEVINKITLILNTLKEFPSYKL, from the coding sequence ATGATTTCTTCATTACATATAGATTCTGAATACTCAGAGAACTTCGACATAAAAAATTTTTATGTCCATTTGAGAGAAAAAAGCAATAGCTCGATTTGGTTTGAAGTTTCCGAAGCGGTAAACAGTGAAAATCACAGGCTCATCTTTATTGCGGCAGAACCTATCGCTTCTTTACAGTCAAATAATGTTAATGAACTTCAATGTACATCAGGAAATGATGTGGTAACATATAACGTAAGCGGAGAAGTTTTTTGGACTAAAGTTGGTGAATGGCAGAAAAAACATAATCCTGATCATTCTCATCCCTATAACGGATTGCTGGGTTTTAGCAGCTATGGTTCTATACAGCTTGTTGAAAATATATTTTTGAAAAAATATGACGAGGAAAGTCATCTCGGCCAATTACCTCTTTTTAAGTTTTCCCTTTATCGGTATATCTATGTTTTTAATGTCACGCTTTCTAAGGTTGTTTGCATCAATAACTTTTATGAGGGTGAAAACCGAGAAATTGGCGATATGAAGAAATGGCTTGAAAACAGTCAAGTCAGTGATTTAAAAGAATTTTCAATTTCCGAAAATGAAGAAATCGACTGCACGGAAGAAGAATTTTTAGAGAAAGTTGACAGGGCAAAACATCATTGTCAGGTAGGTGACGTTTTTCAGTTGGTTGTTTCCAGACGATTTTCCAGGAATTATGTTGGAGATCCCTGGACATTTTTCATCAAATTAAAAAACAACAGTGCGCAATACTATTTCTTTTTGGATGAGGAAAATTATAAAATCGCAGGAGCGTCACCAGAAACCCATTTCAGATCTAGCAACGGTGTAGGAGTCGTAAAGCCTATTGCAGGAACGTACCGAAAAACGATGAATAAAAATGAAGATGCATTACTCGAAGAAAAGCTTTTAGCGGATCCTAAAGAAAATGCAGAACACAATATGCTTATTGACCTGGCAAGAAATGATCTGAGTAAATATGCAGATAATGTATACATCAGCAAACTGAAAACCATTGAGCATTACAATAATGTCATTCATATTGTGAGTGAGGTTCAGGGGAAAATGAATACAGACTGCAATCCTATTCGATTAATTAAGGAATTTTTGCCTGCAGGAACTTTAAGTGGCGCCCCAAAATACAGAGCTATTCAGCTTATTGATGAAATAGAAAGCAGCTACCGCTCGTATTATGGTGGATTACTCGGATGGATCGGTTTTAATAATGATATTAATACCTGTATTCTTATAAGAAGCGCGCTGTTCGAGAACGGAATGATGATTTATCGTGCAGGAGCCGGAGTCGTTATATCTTCTGAACCTCAAAAGGAACTGGAAGAAGTAATCAATAAAATCACACTGATACTAAACACTTTAAAGGAATTTCCATCCTATAAATTATGA
- a CDS encoding DUF3995 domain-containing protein: MNVPGYFLITIFLSIALLHIYWAIGGSWGKNLAIPTTEKGIALFQPSALSCALIGALFILFSLSIAFRGRFSSFIFWVMVFIFFLRAIGDFRYVGFFKKIKKTPFAERDTHFYSPLCLLISLLILLQLKLFK; the protein is encoded by the coding sequence ATGAACGTTCCGGGATATTTTTTAATCACTATTTTTCTTTCTATTGCTCTCCTGCATATTTATTGGGCAATAGGAGGATCATGGGGAAAAAATCTGGCAATACCTACTACAGAAAAAGGAATTGCTCTTTTTCAACCAAGTGCTTTATCATGCGCTTTAATAGGCGCTTTATTTATCCTTTTTTCACTTTCTATTGCATTTCGCGGTAGATTCTCATCATTCATATTTTGGGTCATGGTCTTCATCTTTTTTTTGAGAGCCATTGGCGATTTCAGATATGTCGGGTTCTTCAAGAAAATAAAGAAGACTCCATTTGCTGAAAGAGATACTCATTTCTACAGTCCATTATGCTTATTAATAAGCCTTTTAATACTATTACAACTAAAATTATTTAAATAA